The Pongo abelii isolate AG06213 chromosome 20, NHGRI_mPonAbe1-v2.0_pri, whole genome shotgun sequence genome window below encodes:
- the GTPBP3 gene encoding tRNA modification GTPase GTPBP3, mitochondrial isoform X4 has product MVHSPTCPHPCFLLVSASEPQFPHLQTPDAGDAVWNVRWELCTRRSSGPPAPGSGATIFALSSGQGRCGIAVIRTSGSASGHALRILTAPRDLPPARHASLRLLRDPRSGEPLDRALVLWFPGPQSFTGEDCVEFHVHGGPAVVSGVLQALGSVPGLRPAEAGEFTRRAFANGKLNLTEVEGLADLIHAETEAQRRQALRQLDGELGHLCRGWAETLTKALAHVEAYIDFGEDDNLEEGVLEQADIEVRALEVALGAHLRDARRGQRLRSGAHVVVTGPPNAGKSSLVNLLSRKPVSIVSPEPGTTRDVLETPVDLAGFPVLLSDTAGLREGVGPVEQEGVRRAQERLEQADLILAMLDASDLASPSSCNFLATVVASVGTQSPSDSSQRLLLVLNKSDLLSPEGPGPGPDLPPHLLLSCLTGEGLDGLLEALRKELAAVCGDPSTDPPLLTRARHQHHLQGCLNALGHYKQSKDLALAAEALRVARGHLTRLTGGGGTEEILDIIFRDFCVGK; this is encoded by the exons ATGGTGCATTCTCCAACTTGTCCCCACCCATGCTTTCTTCTGGTCTCCGCctcggagcctcagtttccccatctgcaaactCCGGACGCTGGAGACGCTGTTTGGAATGTGAGATGGGA ATTGTGCACTCGCCGGAGCAGCGGCCCACCAGCCCCCGGCTCCGGCGCCACCATCTTCGCGCTAAGCTCTGGCCAAGGCCGCTGCGGCATCGCGGTGATCCGGACCAGCGGCTCCGCCAGCGGTCACGCCCTCCGAATTCTCACGGCACCCCGAGACCTGCCCCCTGCTCGCCACGCCAGCCTGCGCCTCCTCAGAGACCCCCGCTCCGGGGAGCCTCTGGACCGCGCACTGGTACTCTGGTTCCCAG GTCCCCAGAGTTTCACTGGTGAGGACTGCGTGGAGTTCCACGTGCATGGAGGCCCGGCAGTGGTGAGCGGCGTCCTGCAGGCCTTGG GCAGCGTGCCAGGGCTTCGACCGGCGGAGGCAGGCGAGTTCACCAGGCGGGCGTTCGCCAATGGGAAGCTGAACCTGACCGAAGTGGAGGGGCTGGCGGACCTTATCCACGCAGAAACCGAGGCGCAGCGGCGGCAGGCCCTCAGGCAGCTGGACGGGGAGCTGGGCCACCTCTGCCGTGGCTGGGCCGAGACCCTCACCAAA GCTCTTGCCCACGTGGAGGCCTATATCGATTTCGGCGAGGATGACAACCTGGAGGAGGGGGTCCTGGAGCAAG CCGACATCGAAGTACGGGCACTGGAGGTGGCCCTGGGTGCACATCTACGAGATGCCAGGCGCGGGCAGAGGCTCCGCTCAGGGGCGCACGTAGTGGTCACTGGACCCCCCAATGCGGGCAAGAGCAGCCTGGTGAACCTGCTCA GTCGGAAACCCGTGTCCATCGTGTCCCCGGAGCCAGGGACCACCCGTGACGTGCTGGAGACCCCGGTCGACCTGGCCGGATTTCCTGTGCTGTTGAGCGACACGGCTGGGTTGCGGGAGGGCGTGGGGCCCGTGGAGCAGGAGGGCGTGCGGCGCGCCCAGGAGAG GCTGGAGCAGGCTGACCTCATTCTGGCCATGCTGGACGCCTCTGACCTGGCCTCTCCCTCCAGTTGCAACTTCCTGGCCACCGTCGTAGCCTCTGTGGGAACCCAGAGCCCCAGTGACAGCAGCCAGCGCCTCCTCCTGGTACTGAACAAGTCGGACCTGCTGTCCCCGGAGGGCCCAGGTCCCGGTCCTGACCTGCCCCCGCACCTGCTGCTGTCCTGTCTGACGGGAGAGGGGCTGGACGGCCTCCTGGAGGCGCTGAGGAAGGAGCTAGCTGCCGT GTGTGGGGACCCGTCCACAGATCCCCCGCTGCTGACCCGAGCAAGGCACCAGCACCACCTCCAGGGTTGCCTGAATGCCCTCGGCCACTACAAGCAGTCAAAAGACCTGGCCCTGGCGGCAGAGGCGCTGCGGGTGGCCCGGGGTCACCTGACCCGGCTCACAGGTGGAGGGGGTACTGAGGAGATCCTGGACATCATCTTCCGGGACTTCTGTGTGGGCAAGTGA
- the GTPBP3 gene encoding tRNA modification GTPase GTPBP3, mitochondrial isoform X2 — translation MWRGLWTLAAQAARGPRRLCTRRSSGPPAPGSGATIFALSSGQGRCGIAVIRTSGSASGHALRILTAPRDLPPARHASLRLLRDPRSGEPLDRALVLWFPGPQSFTGEDCVEFHVHGGPAVVSGVLQALGSVPGLRPAEAGEFTRRAFANGKLNLTEVEGLADLIHAETEAQRRQALRQLDGELGHLCRGWAETLTKALAHVEAYIDFGEDDNLEEGVLEQADIEVRALEVALGAHLRDARRGQRLRSGAHVVVTGPPNAGKSSLVNLLSRKPVSIVSPEPGTTRDVLETPVDLAGFPVLLSDTAGLREGVGPVEQEGVRRAQERLEQADLILAMLDASDLASPSSCNFLATVVASVGTQSPSDSSQRLLLVLNKSDLLSPEGPGPGPDLPPHLLLSCLTGEGLDGLLEALRKELAAVCGDPSTDPPLLTRARHQHHLQGCLNALGHYKQSKDLALAAEALRVARGHLTRLTGGGGTEEILDIIFRDFCVGK, via the exons ATGTGGCGGGGGCTTTGGACCCTGGCGGCCCAAGCGGCACGTGGGCCTCGCAG ATTGTGCACTCGCCGGAGCAGCGGCCCACCAGCCCCCGGCTCCGGCGCCACCATCTTCGCGCTAAGCTCTGGCCAAGGCCGCTGCGGCATCGCGGTGATCCGGACCAGCGGCTCCGCCAGCGGTCACGCCCTCCGAATTCTCACGGCACCCCGAGACCTGCCCCCTGCTCGCCACGCCAGCCTGCGCCTCCTCAGAGACCCCCGCTCCGGGGAGCCTCTGGACCGCGCACTGGTACTCTGGTTCCCAG GTCCCCAGAGTTTCACTGGTGAGGACTGCGTGGAGTTCCACGTGCATGGAGGCCCGGCAGTGGTGAGCGGCGTCCTGCAGGCCTTGG GCAGCGTGCCAGGGCTTCGACCGGCGGAGGCAGGCGAGTTCACCAGGCGGGCGTTCGCCAATGGGAAGCTGAACCTGACCGAAGTGGAGGGGCTGGCGGACCTTATCCACGCAGAAACCGAGGCGCAGCGGCGGCAGGCCCTCAGGCAGCTGGACGGGGAGCTGGGCCACCTCTGCCGTGGCTGGGCCGAGACCCTCACCAAA GCTCTTGCCCACGTGGAGGCCTATATCGATTTCGGCGAGGATGACAACCTGGAGGAGGGGGTCCTGGAGCAAG CCGACATCGAAGTACGGGCACTGGAGGTGGCCCTGGGTGCACATCTACGAGATGCCAGGCGCGGGCAGAGGCTCCGCTCAGGGGCGCACGTAGTGGTCACTGGACCCCCCAATGCGGGCAAGAGCAGCCTGGTGAACCTGCTCA GTCGGAAACCCGTGTCCATCGTGTCCCCGGAGCCAGGGACCACCCGTGACGTGCTGGAGACCCCGGTCGACCTGGCCGGATTTCCTGTGCTGTTGAGCGACACGGCTGGGTTGCGGGAGGGCGTGGGGCCCGTGGAGCAGGAGGGCGTGCGGCGCGCCCAGGAGAG GCTGGAGCAGGCTGACCTCATTCTGGCCATGCTGGACGCCTCTGACCTGGCCTCTCCCTCCAGTTGCAACTTCCTGGCCACCGTCGTAGCCTCTGTGGGAACCCAGAGCCCCAGTGACAGCAGCCAGCGCCTCCTCCTGGTACTGAACAAGTCGGACCTGCTGTCCCCGGAGGGCCCAGGTCCCGGTCCTGACCTGCCCCCGCACCTGCTGCTGTCCTGTCTGACGGGAGAGGGGCTGGACGGCCTCCTGGAGGCGCTGAGGAAGGAGCTAGCTGCCGT GTGTGGGGACCCGTCCACAGATCCCCCGCTGCTGACCCGAGCAAGGCACCAGCACCACCTCCAGGGTTGCCTGAATGCCCTCGGCCACTACAAGCAGTCAAAAGACCTGGCCCTGGCGGCAGAGGCGCTGCGGGTGGCCCGGGGTCACCTGACCCGGCTCACAGGTGGAGGGGGTACTGAGGAGATCCTGGACATCATCTTCCGGGACTTCTGTGTGGGCAAGTGA
- the GTPBP3 gene encoding tRNA modification GTPase GTPBP3, mitochondrial isoform X3 — protein sequence MWRGLWTLAAQAARGPRRLCTRRSSGPPAPGSGATIFALSSGQGRCGIAVIRTSGSASGHALRILTAPRDLPPARHASLRLLRDPRSGEPLDRALVLWFPGPQSFTGEDCVEFHVHGGPAVVSGVLQALGSVPGLRPAEAGEFTRRAFANGKLNLTEVEGLADLIHAETEAQRRQALRQLDGELGHLCRGWAETLTKALAHVEAYIDFGEDDNLEEGVLEQADIEVRALEVALGAHLRDARRGQRLRSGAHVVVTGPPNAGKSSLVNLLSRKPVSIVSPEPGTTRDVLETPVDLAGFPVLLSDTAGLREGVGPVEQEGVRRAQESCNFLATVVASVGTQSPSDSSQRLLLVLNKSDLLSPEGPGPGPDLPPHLLLSCLTGEGLDGLLEALRKELAAVCGDPSTDPPLLTRARHQHHLQGCLNALGHYKQSKDLALAAEALRVARGHLTRLTGGGGTEEILDIIFRDFCVGK from the exons ATGTGGCGGGGGCTTTGGACCCTGGCGGCCCAAGCGGCACGTGGGCCTCGCAG ATTGTGCACTCGCCGGAGCAGCGGCCCACCAGCCCCCGGCTCCGGCGCCACCATCTTCGCGCTAAGCTCTGGCCAAGGCCGCTGCGGCATCGCGGTGATCCGGACCAGCGGCTCCGCCAGCGGTCACGCCCTCCGAATTCTCACGGCACCCCGAGACCTGCCCCCTGCTCGCCACGCCAGCCTGCGCCTCCTCAGAGACCCCCGCTCCGGGGAGCCTCTGGACCGCGCACTGGTACTCTGGTTCCCAG GTCCCCAGAGTTTCACTGGTGAGGACTGCGTGGAGTTCCACGTGCATGGAGGCCCGGCAGTGGTGAGCGGCGTCCTGCAGGCCTTGG GCAGCGTGCCAGGGCTTCGACCGGCGGAGGCAGGCGAGTTCACCAGGCGGGCGTTCGCCAATGGGAAGCTGAACCTGACCGAAGTGGAGGGGCTGGCGGACCTTATCCACGCAGAAACCGAGGCGCAGCGGCGGCAGGCCCTCAGGCAGCTGGACGGGGAGCTGGGCCACCTCTGCCGTGGCTGGGCCGAGACCCTCACCAAA GCTCTTGCCCACGTGGAGGCCTATATCGATTTCGGCGAGGATGACAACCTGGAGGAGGGGGTCCTGGAGCAAG CCGACATCGAAGTACGGGCACTGGAGGTGGCCCTGGGTGCACATCTACGAGATGCCAGGCGCGGGCAGAGGCTCCGCTCAGGGGCGCACGTAGTGGTCACTGGACCCCCCAATGCGGGCAAGAGCAGCCTGGTGAACCTGCTCA GTCGGAAACCCGTGTCCATCGTGTCCCCGGAGCCAGGGACCACCCGTGACGTGCTGGAGACCCCGGTCGACCTGGCCGGATTTCCTGTGCTGTTGAGCGACACGGCTGGGTTGCGGGAGGGCGTGGGGCCCGTGGAGCAGGAGGGCGTGCGGCGCGCCCAGGAGAG TTGCAACTTCCTGGCCACCGTCGTAGCCTCTGTGGGAACCCAGAGCCCCAGTGACAGCAGCCAGCGCCTCCTCCTGGTACTGAACAAGTCGGACCTGCTGTCCCCGGAGGGCCCAGGTCCCGGTCCTGACCTGCCCCCGCACCTGCTGCTGTCCTGTCTGACGGGAGAGGGGCTGGACGGCCTCCTGGAGGCGCTGAGGAAGGAGCTAGCTGCCGT GTGTGGGGACCCGTCCACAGATCCCCCGCTGCTGACCCGAGCAAGGCACCAGCACCACCTCCAGGGTTGCCTGAATGCCCTCGGCCACTACAAGCAGTCAAAAGACCTGGCCCTGGCGGCAGAGGCGCTGCGGGTGGCCCGGGGTCACCTGACCCGGCTCACAGGTGGAGGGGGTACTGAGGAGATCCTGGACATCATCTTCCGGGACTTCTGTGTGGGCAAGTGA
- the GTPBP3 gene encoding tRNA modification GTPase GTPBP3, mitochondrial isoform X1: MWRGLWTLAAQAARGPRRLCTRRSSGPPAPGSGATIFALSSGQGRCGIAVIRTSGSASGHALRILTAPRDLPPARHASLRLLRDPRSGEPLDRALVLWFPGPQSFTGEDCVEFHVHGGPAVVSGVLQALGSVPGLRPAEAGEFTRRAFANGKLNLTEVEGLADLIHAETEAQRRQALRQLDGELGHLCRGWAETLTKALAHVEAYIDFGEDDNLEEGVLEQGGSTCWWGRKTPRISPQRLPSLFLSACLLSPTADIEVRALEVALGAHLRDARRGQRLRSGAHVVVTGPPNAGKSSLVNLLSRKPVSIVSPEPGTTRDVLETPVDLAGFPVLLSDTAGLREGVGPVEQEGVRRAQERLEQADLILAMLDASDLASPSSCNFLATVVASVGTQSPSDSSQRLLLVLNKSDLLSPEGPGPGPDLPPHLLLSCLTGEGLDGLLEALRKELAAVCGDPSTDPPLLTRARHQHHLQGCLNALGHYKQSKDLALAAEALRVARGHLTRLTGGGGTEEILDIIFRDFCVGK; this comes from the exons ATGTGGCGGGGGCTTTGGACCCTGGCGGCCCAAGCGGCACGTGGGCCTCGCAG ATTGTGCACTCGCCGGAGCAGCGGCCCACCAGCCCCCGGCTCCGGCGCCACCATCTTCGCGCTAAGCTCTGGCCAAGGCCGCTGCGGCATCGCGGTGATCCGGACCAGCGGCTCCGCCAGCGGTCACGCCCTCCGAATTCTCACGGCACCCCGAGACCTGCCCCCTGCTCGCCACGCCAGCCTGCGCCTCCTCAGAGACCCCCGCTCCGGGGAGCCTCTGGACCGCGCACTGGTACTCTGGTTCCCAG GTCCCCAGAGTTTCACTGGTGAGGACTGCGTGGAGTTCCACGTGCATGGAGGCCCGGCAGTGGTGAGCGGCGTCCTGCAGGCCTTGG GCAGCGTGCCAGGGCTTCGACCGGCGGAGGCAGGCGAGTTCACCAGGCGGGCGTTCGCCAATGGGAAGCTGAACCTGACCGAAGTGGAGGGGCTGGCGGACCTTATCCACGCAGAAACCGAGGCGCAGCGGCGGCAGGCCCTCAGGCAGCTGGACGGGGAGCTGGGCCACCTCTGCCGTGGCTGGGCCGAGACCCTCACCAAA GCTCTTGCCCACGTGGAGGCCTATATCGATTTCGGCGAGGATGACAACCTGGAGGAGGGGGTCCTGGAGCAAGGTGGGTCTACCTGCTGGTGGGGGAGGAAGACACCTCGTATCAGCCCTCAAAGGCTCCCCTCactgtttctctctgcctgccttctcTCACCCACAGCCGACATCGAAGTACGGGCACTGGAGGTGGCCCTGGGTGCACATCTACGAGATGCCAGGCGCGGGCAGAGGCTCCGCTCAGGGGCGCACGTAGTGGTCACTGGACCCCCCAATGCGGGCAAGAGCAGCCTGGTGAACCTGCTCA GTCGGAAACCCGTGTCCATCGTGTCCCCGGAGCCAGGGACCACCCGTGACGTGCTGGAGACCCCGGTCGACCTGGCCGGATTTCCTGTGCTGTTGAGCGACACGGCTGGGTTGCGGGAGGGCGTGGGGCCCGTGGAGCAGGAGGGCGTGCGGCGCGCCCAGGAGAG GCTGGAGCAGGCTGACCTCATTCTGGCCATGCTGGACGCCTCTGACCTGGCCTCTCCCTCCAGTTGCAACTTCCTGGCCACCGTCGTAGCCTCTGTGGGAACCCAGAGCCCCAGTGACAGCAGCCAGCGCCTCCTCCTGGTACTGAACAAGTCGGACCTGCTGTCCCCGGAGGGCCCAGGTCCCGGTCCTGACCTGCCCCCGCACCTGCTGCTGTCCTGTCTGACGGGAGAGGGGCTGGACGGCCTCCTGGAGGCGCTGAGGAAGGAGCTAGCTGCCGT GTGTGGGGACCCGTCCACAGATCCCCCGCTGCTGACCCGAGCAAGGCACCAGCACCACCTCCAGGGTTGCCTGAATGCCCTCGGCCACTACAAGCAGTCAAAAGACCTGGCCCTGGCGGCAGAGGCGCTGCGGGTGGCCCGGGGTCACCTGACCCGGCTCACAGGTGGAGGGGGTACTGAGGAGATCCTGGACATCATCTTCCGGGACTTCTGTGTGGGCAAGTGA